CCCAGATAGGTGTCAACCCAATAAAAAAGCCCCCGCTGAGCGGGGGCTTTTTCAATTCATCAAGCAGACTCTATAAAAGAGAATTACTCGATGATTTTGGCTACGACGCCAGCGCCGACGGTACGACCGCCTTCACGGATAGCGAAACGCAGACCATCTTCCATCGCGATGGTTTTGATCAGGGTAACAGTCATCTGAATGTTGTCACCTGGCATTACCATTTCAACGCCTTCTGGCAGTTCGCAGTTACCAGTCACGTCAGTAGTACGGAAGTAGAACTGTGGACGGTAGCCTTTGAAGAACGGAGTGTGACGACCGCCTTCTTCCTTGCTCAGAACGTAAACTTCTGCGGTGAACTTGGTGTGCGGCTTAACCGAACCCGGCTTAACCAGAACCTGACCACGCTCAACGTCGTCACGCTTGGTACCACGCAGCAGAACGCCGCAGTTCTCGCCAGCACGACCTTCGTCGAGCAGCTTGCGGAACATCTCAACACCGGTGCAGGTGGTGGTGGTGGTGTCACGCAGACCAACGATTTCCAGTGCATCTTGAACGCGAACGATACCGCGCTCGATACGACCAGTCACAACAGTACCGCGACCCGAGATCGAGAATACGTCTTCGATTGGCATCAGGAATGGCTTGTCGATCATACGAACTGGTTCTGGGATGTAGGTATCCAGAGTTTCAACCAGCTTACGAACGGCAGTGGTGCCCATTTCGTTGTCGTCTTTGCCTTCCAGCGCCATACGAGCCGAACCGATGATGATCGGAGTGTCGTCGCCTGGGAAGTCATAAGTGGACAGCAGGTCGCGAACTTCCATCTCAACCAGTTCCAGCAGCTCA
The Pseudomonas fluorescens genome window above contains:
- the tuf gene encoding elongation factor Tu, with product MAKEKFDRSLPHVNVGTIGHVDHGKTTLTAALTRVCSEVFGSAVVEFDKIDSAPEEKARGITINTAHVEYNSTIRHYAHVDCPGHADYVKNMITGAAQMDGAILVCSAADGPMPQTREHILLSRQVGVPYIVVFLNKADLVDDAELLELVEMEVRDLLSTYDFPGDDTPIIIGSARMALEGKDDNEMGTTAVRKLVETLDTYIPEPVRMIDKPFLMPIEDVFSISGRGTVVTGRIERGIVRVQDALEIVGLRDTTTTTCTGVEMFRKLLDEGRAGENCGVLLRGTKRDDVERGQVLVKPGSVKPHTKFTAEVYVLSKEEGGRHTPFFKGYRPQFYFRTTDVTGNCELPEGVEMVMPGDNIQMTVTLIKTIAMEDGLRFAIREGGRTVGAGVVAKIIE